A window of the Hordeum vulgare subsp. vulgare chromosome 5H, MorexV3_pseudomolecules_assembly, whole genome shotgun sequence genome harbors these coding sequences:
- the LOC123452548 gene encoding probable methyltransferase PMT2 isoform X2: protein MARNLTENKTRTALFVLVVFGLCSFFYLLGVWQRSGFGRGDSIAAVVNEQTKCLRLPNLNFETHHSASDLPNDTFSSQVKTFEPCDAEYTDYTPCEEQKRAMTFPRDHMIYRERHCPPENEKLYCLIPAPKGYVAPFPWPKSRDYVSYANVPHKSLTVEKAIQNWVHYEGNVFRFPGGGTQFPEGADKYIDQLASVIPITEGKVRTALDTGCGVASLGAYLLKKNVLTMSFAPKDNHEAQVQFALERGVPAYIGVLGSMKLSFPSRVFDMAHCSRCLIPWSGSNGMYMMEVDRVLRPGGYWVLSGPPIGWKIHYKGWQRSKEDLRSEQRKIEQFAELLCWKKISEKDGIAIWRKRLNDKSCPRMQDNSKVAKCELTSDSDVWYKKMEACITPLPEVKSVSEVAGGQLEPFPKRLNAVPPRIARGFVSGFSVQTYQDDNKLWQKHVNAYKKTNDLLDTGRYRNIMDMNAGLGSFAAVLESPKLWVMNVVPFIADTNTLGVIYERGLIGMYHDWCEGFSTYPRTYDLIHANGVFSLYQNKCKFEDILLEMDRILRPEGAVIIRDTIDALVKVEKVANAMRWETTLADHEGGPRVPEKILFAVKQYWTADSKSRR from the exons ATGGCTCGGAACTTAACCGAGAACAAGACCAGAACCGCTCTATTTGTACTTGTGGTATTTGGGCTCtgttccttcttctacctccttgGTGTATGGCAAAGAAGTGGCTTTGGGAGAGGGGACAGCATAGCGGCTGTGGTGAATGAGCAGACCAAATGTCTGAGACTGCCAAATTTGAATTTTGAGACCCACCAtagtgcatcggatcttccgaatGACACTTTCAGTTCTCAAGTTAAAACTTTTGAGCCATGTGATGCGGAGTACACCGATTACACTCCTTGCGAGGAGCAAAAGCGTGCAATGACCTTCCCTAGGGATCACATGATATATCGGGAGAGGCATTGCCCACCTGAAAATGAGAAGCTCTACTGTCTGATTCCAGCACCAAAGGGTTATGTTGCCCCTTTTCCTTGGCCGAAGAGCCGCGATTATGTTTCTTATGCCAATGTGCCACACAAGAGTCTTACGGTTGAAAAGGCCATCCAAAATTGGGTGCACTACGAGGGCAACGTTTTCAGGTTTCCTGGTGGCGGAACACAATTTCCTGAGGGTGCAGACAAGTATATAGATCAGCTTGCTTCTGTTATCCCAATTACCGAGGGGAAAGTGAGAACTGCACTCGACACTGGTTGTGGG GTTGCCAGTTTGGGTGCTTACCTGTTGAAGAAAAATGTTCTGACTATGTCATTCGCTCCAAAAGATAATCATGAGGCACAAGTACAGTTTGCACTGGAGAGAGGTGTACCTGCATATATCGGTGTACTTGGATCAATGAAGCTCTCATTTCCATCCCGAGTCTTTGACATGGCACATTGCTCGAGATGTTTAATTCCATGGAGTGGAAGTA ACGGTATGTACATGATGGAAGTTGATAGGGTACTTAGGCCGGGTGGGTATTGGGTACTGTCAGGCCCACCCATTGGTTGGAAAATTCACTACAAGGGATGGCAACGGAGCAAAGAAGATCTCCGGAGTGAGCAGAGAAAAATAGAACAATTCGCAGAACTTCTTTGCTGGAAGAAGATATCTGAGAAGGATGGTATTGCCATATGGAGAAAGAGATTAAATGACAAATCTTGCCCCAGGATGCAAgataattcaaaagttgccaagtGTGAGTTGACAAGCGACAGTGATGTATG GTATAAGAAAATGGAAGCCTGTATAACTCCCCTTCCTGAGGTTAAAAGTGTGTCAGAGGTTGCTGGTGGTCAACTAGAGCCATTTCCAAAGAGGCTCAATGCAGTACCACCTCGGATAGCCCGTGGTTTTGTATCCGGGTTCTCAGTTCAAACATATCAGGACGACAATAAACTCTGGCAGAAACATGTTAATGCTTACAAGAAAACCAATGACTTGCTTGATACTGGAAGGTACCGCAACATAATGGACATGAATGCAGGTCTTGGTAGCTTTGCTGCTGTACTGGAGTCTCCAAAGCTGTGGGTCATGAATGTCGTTCCGTTCATTGCAGATACTAATACTTTAGGTGTAATCTATGAGCGAGGATTAATAGGAATGTATCACGACTG GTGTGAAGGGTTCTCTACTTACCCAAGGACATATGACCTCATACATGCTAACGGTGTCTTCAGTTTGTACCAGAACAA ATGTAAATTTGAAGATATACTACTGGAAATGGACCGGATCTTACGCCCAGAGGGCGCAGTCATAATCCGTGACACGATTGACGCTCTTGTAAAGGTGGAAAAAGTAGCCAATGCCATGAGGTGGGAGACAACACTGGCCGACCATGAGGGCGGCCCTCGTGTGCCTGAGAAGATCCTCTTTGCAGTTAAGCAATACTGGACTGCCGACAGCAAGAGCCGCCGCTAA
- the LOC123452548 gene encoding probable methyltransferase PMT2 isoform X1 yields MTILLGCCGMARNLTENKTRTALFVLVVFGLCSFFYLLGVWQRSGFGRGDSIAAVVNEQTKCLRLPNLNFETHHSASDLPNDTFSSQVKTFEPCDAEYTDYTPCEEQKRAMTFPRDHMIYRERHCPPENEKLYCLIPAPKGYVAPFPWPKSRDYVSYANVPHKSLTVEKAIQNWVHYEGNVFRFPGGGTQFPEGADKYIDQLASVIPITEGKVRTALDTGCGVASLGAYLLKKNVLTMSFAPKDNHEAQVQFALERGVPAYIGVLGSMKLSFPSRVFDMAHCSRCLIPWSGSNGMYMMEVDRVLRPGGYWVLSGPPIGWKIHYKGWQRSKEDLRSEQRKIEQFAELLCWKKISEKDGIAIWRKRLNDKSCPRMQDNSKVAKCELTSDSDVWYKKMEACITPLPEVKSVSEVAGGQLEPFPKRLNAVPPRIARGFVSGFSVQTYQDDNKLWQKHVNAYKKTNDLLDTGRYRNIMDMNAGLGSFAAVLESPKLWVMNVVPFIADTNTLGVIYERGLIGMYHDWCEGFSTYPRTYDLIHANGVFSLYQNKCKFEDILLEMDRILRPEGAVIIRDTIDALVKVEKVANAMRWETTLADHEGGPRVPEKILFAVKQYWTADSKSRR; encoded by the exons ATGACTATTCTTTTAGGCTGTTGTGGTATGGCTCGGAACTTAACCGAGAACAAGACCAGAACCGCTCTATTTGTACTTGTGGTATTTGGGCTCtgttccttcttctacctccttgGTGTATGGCAAAGAAGTGGCTTTGGGAGAGGGGACAGCATAGCGGCTGTGGTGAATGAGCAGACCAAATGTCTGAGACTGCCAAATTTGAATTTTGAGACCCACCAtagtgcatcggatcttccgaatGACACTTTCAGTTCTCAAGTTAAAACTTTTGAGCCATGTGATGCGGAGTACACCGATTACACTCCTTGCGAGGAGCAAAAGCGTGCAATGACCTTCCCTAGGGATCACATGATATATCGGGAGAGGCATTGCCCACCTGAAAATGAGAAGCTCTACTGTCTGATTCCAGCACCAAAGGGTTATGTTGCCCCTTTTCCTTGGCCGAAGAGCCGCGATTATGTTTCTTATGCCAATGTGCCACACAAGAGTCTTACGGTTGAAAAGGCCATCCAAAATTGGGTGCACTACGAGGGCAACGTTTTCAGGTTTCCTGGTGGCGGAACACAATTTCCTGAGGGTGCAGACAAGTATATAGATCAGCTTGCTTCTGTTATCCCAATTACCGAGGGGAAAGTGAGAACTGCACTCGACACTGGTTGTGGG GTTGCCAGTTTGGGTGCTTACCTGTTGAAGAAAAATGTTCTGACTATGTCATTCGCTCCAAAAGATAATCATGAGGCACAAGTACAGTTTGCACTGGAGAGAGGTGTACCTGCATATATCGGTGTACTTGGATCAATGAAGCTCTCATTTCCATCCCGAGTCTTTGACATGGCACATTGCTCGAGATGTTTAATTCCATGGAGTGGAAGTA ACGGTATGTACATGATGGAAGTTGATAGGGTACTTAGGCCGGGTGGGTATTGGGTACTGTCAGGCCCACCCATTGGTTGGAAAATTCACTACAAGGGATGGCAACGGAGCAAAGAAGATCTCCGGAGTGAGCAGAGAAAAATAGAACAATTCGCAGAACTTCTTTGCTGGAAGAAGATATCTGAGAAGGATGGTATTGCCATATGGAGAAAGAGATTAAATGACAAATCTTGCCCCAGGATGCAAgataattcaaaagttgccaagtGTGAGTTGACAAGCGACAGTGATGTATG GTATAAGAAAATGGAAGCCTGTATAACTCCCCTTCCTGAGGTTAAAAGTGTGTCAGAGGTTGCTGGTGGTCAACTAGAGCCATTTCCAAAGAGGCTCAATGCAGTACCACCTCGGATAGCCCGTGGTTTTGTATCCGGGTTCTCAGTTCAAACATATCAGGACGACAATAAACTCTGGCAGAAACATGTTAATGCTTACAAGAAAACCAATGACTTGCTTGATACTGGAAGGTACCGCAACATAATGGACATGAATGCAGGTCTTGGTAGCTTTGCTGCTGTACTGGAGTCTCCAAAGCTGTGGGTCATGAATGTCGTTCCGTTCATTGCAGATACTAATACTTTAGGTGTAATCTATGAGCGAGGATTAATAGGAATGTATCACGACTG GTGTGAAGGGTTCTCTACTTACCCAAGGACATATGACCTCATACATGCTAACGGTGTCTTCAGTTTGTACCAGAACAA ATGTAAATTTGAAGATATACTACTGGAAATGGACCGGATCTTACGCCCAGAGGGCGCAGTCATAATCCGTGACACGATTGACGCTCTTGTAAAGGTGGAAAAAGTAGCCAATGCCATGAGGTGGGAGACAACACTGGCCGACCATGAGGGCGGCCCTCGTGTGCCTGAGAAGATCCTCTTTGCAGTTAAGCAATACTGGACTGCCGACAGCAAGAGCCGCCGCTAA